In one window of Frigoriglobus tundricola DNA:
- a CDS encoding DUF1003 domain-containing protein, with protein sequence MADNTLSNTARKNIAAVRDLAVEIRKGRSRIDRITDAISGFAGTPRFLVAQMVIIGFWVGGNFVLPTTNRLDPYPFEFLNFVLAVEAIFLSTVVLMAQNRQSREATEQAELHLQIGLLAEQETTKMLQMLRAIHARLGMSASAHDPELQEMIQTTQVEVIADELRRTREEVEGATSEPTEEAKGPPSDVKPA encoded by the coding sequence ATGGCCGACAACACGCTTTCCAACACGGCGCGGAAGAACATCGCCGCCGTCCGCGATCTGGCCGTCGAGATCCGCAAGGGCCGGAGTCGCATCGACCGGATCACCGACGCCATCAGCGGGTTCGCGGGCACGCCGCGCTTCCTGGTCGCGCAAATGGTGATCATCGGCTTCTGGGTCGGCGGAAACTTCGTGCTCCCGACCACGAACCGGTTAGACCCGTACCCGTTCGAGTTCCTGAACTTCGTCCTCGCGGTGGAAGCCATTTTCCTGTCCACCGTGGTGCTGATGGCCCAGAACCGTCAGAGCCGCGAGGCGACCGAACAGGCGGAGTTGCACCTTCAGATCGGGCTCCTCGCGGAGCAGGAAACAACCAAGATGTTGCAGATGCTCCGCGCCATTCACGCCCGGCTCGGCATGAGCGCCTCGGCGCACGACCCGGAACTCCAGGAGATGATCCAGACGACCCAGGTGGAGGTGATCGCCGACGAACTGAGACGCACGCGGGAGGAAGTCGAAGGGGCTACGAGCGAGCCGACCGAGGAGGCCAAAGGCCCACCGAGCGACGTAAAACCGGCGTGA
- a CDS encoding GlcG/HbpS family heme-binding protein, translating into MPTDVTLQAAVAAIEAARQKADKLGVPMNIAVVDAGANLVAFARMDGAWLGSIEIACNKAYTARAFDMPTKELAKISQPGDPAYGIASSTQHRIAIFPGGIPLKAGGKVVGAVGVSGGKPDQDHAVAEAGAEAFGAS; encoded by the coding sequence ATGCCTACCGACGTGACTCTCCAAGCCGCCGTCGCCGCGATCGAGGCGGCGCGGCAGAAGGCCGACAAACTCGGCGTGCCGATGAACATCGCGGTGGTGGACGCCGGGGCCAATCTGGTGGCGTTCGCCCGCATGGACGGGGCGTGGCTCGGGAGCATCGAGATCGCGTGCAACAAGGCGTACACGGCCCGCGCGTTCGACATGCCCACCAAGGAACTGGCGAAGATTAGCCAACCCGGCGACCCGGCCTACGGTATCGCGTCCAGCACTCAGCACAGGATCGCCATCTTCCCCGGCGGGATTCCCCTCAAGGCCGGCGGAAAGGTGGTCGGCGCCGTCGGCGTCAGCGGCGGCAAACCGGACCAGGATCATGCGGTTGCCGAAGCCGGGGCGGAAGCCTTCGGTGCCAGTTGA
- a CDS encoding class I SAM-dependent methyltransferase — MAASTPDYDQYQSAFHSAFRAELYSVLDGLPLPADGRVLDVPCGNGFYSARLATRLGAGGRLIAVDASEEYVAQARAALADTSGPGATEVVAGNAYELPYGDQSFDLVWCAQSLISLEPERVVREMRRVVRADGTVAILEVDQFHHVLLPWPAELEAALASAVLKGSVRQYGDGVKTSPTRHLRRVLKENDFGTIRRVTVAIDRAAPFDAATTEFLDHHFENFRSIVHPHLTPSLRKVYDRVTDPAESDSLYHRPESELVCINAVYLARPHSGGS; from the coding sequence ATGGCCGCGAGTACGCCCGACTACGACCAGTACCAATCGGCATTTCACTCCGCGTTCCGGGCCGAGTTGTACTCCGTTCTCGATGGGCTCCCGCTGCCGGCTGACGGTCGCGTACTCGATGTGCCGTGTGGGAACGGGTTCTACTCGGCGCGACTGGCAACACGCTTGGGGGCCGGCGGGCGGCTGATCGCGGTCGATGCGTCCGAGGAGTACGTCGCTCAAGCGCGGGCCGCGCTCGCCGACACGAGTGGACCGGGCGCGACCGAAGTGGTTGCCGGAAATGCCTACGAGTTACCGTATGGGGATCAGTCGTTCGATCTCGTGTGGTGCGCCCAGAGCCTCATCAGCCTGGAGCCCGAACGTGTCGTGCGTGAGATGCGTCGGGTGGTCCGAGCCGACGGGACGGTGGCGATCCTCGAAGTCGATCAGTTCCACCACGTCCTGCTCCCGTGGCCGGCGGAACTGGAAGCGGCGCTCGCTTCGGCGGTTCTCAAGGGGAGCGTCCGCCAGTACGGCGACGGTGTGAAGACGTCACCGACCCGGCACCTGCGCCGCGTGCTCAAAGAGAACGACTTCGGCACGATCCGCCGGGTGACAGTGGCGATCGACAGGGCCGCCCCGTTCGACGCGGCCACCACCGAGTTCCTCGACCACCACTTCGAGAACTTCCGGTCGATCGTTCACCCGCACCTGACACCGTCATTGCGCAAGGTGTACGATCGGGTGACCGACCCCGCCGAGAGCGATTCGCTGTATCACCGCCCGGAGTCCGAACTGGTGTGTATCAACGCGGTGTACCTCGCCCGGCCGCATTCGGGCGGCTCGTAG
- a CDS encoding WD40/YVTN/BNR-like repeat-containing protein, whose product MTRFRLALVLALLVSCWLPPTTSRAADEPKDFAAAKYRLVGPFAGGRVSRACGVPGDPLTYYAATASGGVWKSGDGGLTWKPIFDDQPTSSTGSIAVAPSDPNVVYVGSGEANIRGNVSPGAGIFKSTDSGKSWKHVWKQVGQIGTVAVHPKNADVCFAAVLGHAFGPNSERGVYRTTDGGKTWDKVLFKNDDTGASDVCIDPNNPRVVFAGFWQARRRPWDLTSGGPGSDLYVSRDGGDTWESLKTPASGGRKPPESEKPKSGEKVSSKSESGKLKNGLPDGIWGRVGVAVAPANSHRVYAIIEAEKGGLFRSDDGGESWDRVNDTRPLRQRAWYYSTLTVHPTNPDVLFAPQVPLLKSSDAGKTFTRIGAGLHSDHHDVWIDPKNPDRMIESNDSGVSITTDGGKTWATPALPISQCYHVSADTRVPYRVLTCLQDLGSASGPSRSLKTGGIGLGDWYPIGGGESGFAFADPADPDVVYAGEYGGILTRYDHRTGQARNITANQVNPSGIDPAKLKYRFQWTAPILISKHDPKTVYHAGNVLFRTRDAGQTWDAISGDLTRNDKQKQQWSGGPITGDNTGAEVYCTIFALAESPVQKGLLWAGTDDGLVHVSKDEGKTWLNVTANVPDLPDWGTVTCIEPSPHAAGAAYLVVDNHRMDDYRPHVWKTADFGKTWTRITDGLDPGTHAKVVREDPAKKGLLYLGTERGIMHSRDAGTSWEALQLNLPTVPVHDLVVKDTDLVVATHGRSIWVLDDLTPVRETTAAVRKKAVHLFPIQTATRWYTSWGGPTREFHPRVSGDNPDTGAVIWYHLGPDFKGELKLEILDAKGTVVASATGTANAEPSKDDDDEDGEPKRKLEPKPGLNRFVWDLTYDGATTIPGAPVDAGSAGARVPVAPGEFTARLTLGNQKPTQKVAVRADPRLSSPRPAFTIELQPLKPNETEYHATTSFAGRRLTQLRLGADQALDFGFSPEYRYEVSSVPVGVALALEMDAQQALALRVRDDITKLSDTVARIRAVKKQMDLRKELLKDRADAKTLLKHTDALGKKLDDIEGKLHNRKAKITYDIFSARGGAMLYSQLAWLLTNLTDADGAPTKAQTELADVLGKELAGLVGQFDSVAKTDLAKLNADAKALGVPELYVPPAKK is encoded by the coding sequence ATGACTCGCTTCCGACTCGCGCTGGTTCTTGCCCTTCTCGTATCGTGTTGGCTTCCCCCAACAACCTCCCGTGCTGCGGACGAGCCGAAAGACTTTGCCGCCGCGAAGTACCGACTCGTCGGGCCGTTTGCGGGCGGGCGCGTGTCCCGCGCCTGCGGCGTGCCCGGCGACCCGCTGACGTACTACGCCGCCACGGCCAGCGGCGGCGTGTGGAAGTCGGGCGATGGCGGCCTCACCTGGAAGCCCATTTTCGACGACCAGCCGACGAGCAGCACCGGGAGCATCGCGGTCGCGCCGAGCGACCCGAACGTGGTGTACGTGGGCAGCGGCGAGGCGAACATCCGCGGGAACGTGTCGCCGGGCGCCGGCATCTTCAAAAGCACCGATAGCGGCAAGTCGTGGAAGCACGTCTGGAAGCAGGTGGGGCAGATCGGCACCGTTGCCGTACACCCGAAGAACGCGGACGTCTGCTTTGCGGCGGTGCTGGGCCACGCCTTCGGACCGAACAGCGAGCGCGGCGTGTACCGCACCACCGACGGCGGTAAGACGTGGGACAAAGTGCTGTTCAAAAACGACGACACCGGCGCGTCCGACGTGTGCATCGATCCGAACAACCCGCGCGTGGTGTTCGCGGGGTTCTGGCAGGCACGGCGCCGGCCGTGGGATCTGACGAGCGGCGGACCCGGCAGCGATCTGTACGTCTCGCGCGACGGCGGCGACACCTGGGAATCTCTGAAGACCCCGGCGAGCGGGGGGCGTAAGCCCCCCGAGTCTGAGAAACCGAAGTCGGGCGAAAAAGTGTCAAGCAAATCCGAGTCTGGCAAACTCAAGAACGGCCTCCCCGACGGCATCTGGGGCCGCGTGGGCGTGGCGGTCGCGCCGGCGAACTCGCACCGCGTGTACGCGATCATCGAAGCGGAGAAGGGCGGGCTGTTCCGGTCCGACGACGGCGGCGAGTCGTGGGACCGGGTCAACGACACCCGCCCGCTCCGCCAGCGGGCGTGGTACTACAGCACCCTCACCGTTCACCCGACGAACCCGGACGTGCTGTTCGCCCCGCAGGTGCCGCTGCTCAAGAGCAGCGACGCGGGGAAAACGTTCACCCGCATCGGGGCCGGGTTGCACAGCGACCACCACGACGTGTGGATCGACCCGAAGAACCCGGACCGGATGATCGAGTCGAACGACAGCGGCGTGTCCATCACCACCGACGGCGGGAAGACCTGGGCCACGCCCGCGCTGCCGATCAGTCAGTGCTACCACGTGAGCGCCGACACGCGCGTGCCGTACCGCGTGCTCACGTGCTTGCAGGACCTCGGCAGCGCGAGCGGGCCGAGCCGGTCGCTCAAGACCGGCGGCATCGGCCTCGGCGACTGGTACCCTATCGGCGGCGGGGAATCGGGGTTCGCCTTCGCCGACCCCGCCGACCCCGACGTAGTGTACGCCGGCGAATACGGCGGCATCCTGACCCGCTACGACCACCGCACCGGGCAGGCCCGCAACATCACCGCGAACCAGGTCAACCCGTCCGGCATCGATCCGGCGAAGTTGAAGTACCGGTTCCAGTGGACCGCGCCGATCCTCATCTCCAAACACGACCCGAAGACCGTGTACCACGCGGGCAACGTACTGTTCCGCACCCGCGACGCCGGCCAGACGTGGGACGCGATCAGCGGCGACCTGACCCGCAACGACAAACAGAAACAGCAGTGGAGCGGCGGGCCGATCACCGGTGACAACACCGGTGCGGAGGTGTACTGCACGATCTTCGCGCTCGCCGAATCGCCGGTTCAGAAGGGGCTGCTCTGGGCCGGCACGGACGACGGCCTGGTCCACGTCTCGAAGGACGAGGGCAAGACGTGGCTGAACGTGACGGCGAACGTCCCGGACCTGCCCGATTGGGGCACCGTGACGTGCATCGAACCGAGCCCGCACGCGGCCGGCGCCGCGTACCTCGTGGTCGATAACCACCGCATGGACGACTACCGCCCGCACGTGTGGAAGACGGCCGATTTCGGCAAAACGTGGACCCGAATTACGGACGGGCTCGATCCCGGTACTCACGCCAAAGTGGTGCGCGAAGACCCCGCGAAAAAGGGGCTACTGTACCTAGGCACCGAGCGCGGCATCATGCACTCGCGCGACGCCGGCACGTCGTGGGAGGCGCTGCAACTCAACCTGCCCACCGTGCCGGTTCACGACCTCGTGGTGAAGGACACCGATCTAGTGGTGGCCACGCACGGCCGGTCCATCTGGGTACTCGACGACCTCACGCCCGTTCGTGAGACGACGGCCGCGGTCCGCAAAAAGGCCGTTCACCTGTTCCCGATTCAGACCGCGACGCGGTGGTACACGAGTTGGGGCGGTCCGACGCGGGAGTTCCACCCGCGGGTGAGCGGCGACAACCCGGACACCGGCGCGGTGATCTGGTACCACCTCGGCCCCGACTTCAAAGGCGAACTGAAGCTCGAAATTCTGGACGCAAAGGGGACCGTGGTCGCCTCGGCGACCGGGACGGCGAACGCCGAACCGTCAAAGGATGACGACGACGAGGACGGCGAGCCGAAGCGGAAACTGGAACCGAAGCCGGGCCTCAACCGGTTCGTGTGGGACCTGACCTACGACGGGGCGACGACGATCCCCGGCGCGCCGGTGGACGCCGGTTCCGCCGGGGCGCGCGTACCGGTCGCACCGGGCGAATTCACCGCGCGCCTGACGCTCGGCAATCAGAAGCCGACACAGAAGGTCGCGGTGCGGGCCGATCCGCGACTGTCGTCGCCTCGCCCCGCCTTCACGATCGAACTCCAGCCGTTGAAGCCGAATGAAACCGAATACCACGCGACGACTTCATTCGCCGGGAGGAGACTGACGCAGTTGCGGCTCGGCGCGGATCAGGCACTCGACTTCGGGTTCTCGCCAGAGTACCGGTACGAGGTCAGCAGCGTTCCGGTCGGGGTGGCCTTGGCCCTTGAAATGGATGCCCAGCAGGCGCTCGCGCTGCGCGTTCGCGATGACATCACGAAACTGTCCGATACGGTCGCCCGCATCCGCGCGGTGAAGAAGCAAATGGATCTGCGCAAGGAGTTGTTGAAGGACCGGGCCGACGCCAAGACGCTACTCAAGCACACGGATGCACTCGGGAAGAAGTTGGACGACATCGAAGGCAAATTGCACAACCGCAAAGCGAAAATCACCTACGACATCTTCTCCGCCCGGGGCGGGGCGATGTTGTACTCGCAACTCGCGTGGCTCCTCACCAACCTGACCGACGCCGATGGCGCTCCGACCAAAGCTCAGACGGAACTCGCCGACGTATTAGGGAAGGAGCTCGCCGGCCTGGTCGGCCAGTTCGACTCGGTCGCGAAAACGGATCTCGCGAAACTCAACGCGGACGCCAAAGCGCTCGGTGTGCCGGAACTGTACGTCCCACCCGCGAAGAAGTGA